Proteins encoded in a region of the Pseudomonas sp. PDNC002 genome:
- a CDS encoding FAD-dependent oxidoreductase: MSESLSTDILIVGGGIAGLWLNARLRRAGFSTVLVENAALGGVQSMRSQGIIHGGTKYALHGALTGASEAIADMPALWRDCLAGTGEVDLRGVRVLSDAHYLWSPGGLAGNLTSFFASKAVRSRVAQVKGSDLPPALQDKAFKGKAYRLTELVLDVPSLVARLAELAGDSLLAGERIEALREGDKLVGLRVDGREIRAQRVVLSAGAGNEALLRELGLERPEMQRRPLHMVLVTAPTLKPLYAHCLGGGPKPRVTVTTHPLSNGDWVWYLGGDIAEAGGVARSETEQIAEAQRELHKLVPWIDLSAARWATLRVDRAEPSQNNLLRPDSAFLAEDGALLVGWPTKLALAPNFADRVLESLEKSGLRPQASATLPELPRPAPARPVWEELFG; encoded by the coding sequence ATGTCCGAATCCCTGAGCACCGACATCCTCATCGTCGGCGGCGGCATCGCCGGTCTCTGGCTCAATGCCCGCCTGCGTCGCGCCGGCTTTTCCACCGTGCTGGTGGAGAACGCCGCGCTGGGCGGCGTGCAGAGCATGCGCTCGCAGGGGATCATCCATGGCGGCACCAAGTACGCGCTGCACGGCGCGCTGACCGGCGCCTCGGAAGCCATCGCCGACATGCCCGCACTGTGGCGCGACTGCCTGGCCGGCACTGGTGAAGTGGACCTGCGTGGCGTACGGGTACTCTCCGACGCCCACTACCTGTGGTCCCCGGGCGGCCTCGCCGGCAACCTTACCAGCTTCTTCGCCAGCAAGGCGGTACGCAGCCGCGTCGCCCAGGTAAAAGGCAGCGACCTGCCGCCGGCGCTGCAGGACAAAGCCTTCAAGGGCAAGGCCTACCGCCTCACCGAACTGGTGCTGGACGTGCCCAGCCTGGTTGCGCGCCTCGCCGAACTGGCCGGTGACAGCCTGCTGGCCGGCGAACGTATCGAAGCCCTGCGCGAAGGCGACAAGCTGGTCGGCCTGCGCGTAGACGGCCGTGAGATCCGCGCCCAGCGCGTGGTGCTCAGCGCCGGCGCCGGCAACGAGGCGCTGCTGCGCGAGCTGGGCCTGGAGCGCCCGGAGATGCAACGCCGCCCGCTGCACATGGTGCTGGTCACCGCGCCGACCCTGAAACCGCTCTACGCCCACTGTCTCGGCGGCGGGCCGAAACCGCGCGTCACCGTCACCACCCATCCGCTGAGCAATGGCGACTGGGTCTGGTACCTGGGCGGCGACATCGCCGAAGCCGGCGGCGTGGCACGTAGCGAGACCGAGCAGATTGCTGAAGCGCAGCGCGAGCTGCACAAACTGGTGCCCTGGATCGACCTCTCCGCCGCACGCTGGGCCACCCTGCGCGTGGACCGCGCCGAGCCCTCGCAGAACAACCTGCTGCGTCCGGACAGCGCCTTCCTCGCCGAGGACGGCGCGCTGCTGGTCGGCTGGCCGACCAAGCTGGCGCTGGCGCCGAACTTCGCCGATCGCGTGCTGGAATCCCTGGAGAAGAGCGGCCTCCGCCCGCAGGCCAGCGCCACGCTGCCCGAACTGCCGCGGCCGGCCCCGGCTCGTCCGGTCTGGGAGGAACTGTTCGGATGA
- a CDS encoding acyl-CoA dehydrogenase family protein, whose protein sequence is MYLETPKKFRTLQNQARQVAENYLRPISRKYDKAEHAYPKELDLLAALLDGMNAGSPDAVGATSASKRKAGAEEGVKNGGNLSACLGVMEMCWGDTGLLLAMPRQGLGNAAIAAVANEEQLKRFSGTWAAMAITEPGCGSDSAAIRTSATRDGDHYVLNGEKIFVTSGARADAVVVWATLDKSLGRAAIKSFVVEKGTPGMTVTRLEKKLGIKASDTASISFTDCRVPAANLLGNAEIDVQKGFAGVMETFDNTRPLVAAMAIGVAKASLDRTRELLKRAGCRFDYRQPLLSASHAEATLYRLEAEWEAARLLTLKAAWMADNRQPNSKEASIAKAKAGRVANEVTLKCVELAGALGYGEEDLLEKWARDSKILDIFEGTQQIQLLIVARRLLGKSSSQLK, encoded by the coding sequence ATGTATCTCGAGACACCGAAGAAATTCCGCACCTTGCAGAACCAGGCACGCCAGGTCGCCGAGAACTACCTGCGGCCGATTTCGCGCAAGTATGACAAGGCCGAGCACGCCTATCCCAAGGAACTGGACCTGCTCGCCGCACTGCTGGATGGCATGAACGCCGGCTCGCCGGACGCCGTCGGCGCCACATCGGCCAGCAAGCGCAAGGCCGGCGCGGAGGAGGGCGTGAAGAACGGTGGCAACCTCTCCGCCTGCCTGGGCGTGATGGAAATGTGCTGGGGCGACACCGGCCTGTTGCTGGCCATGCCGCGCCAGGGGTTGGGCAACGCCGCCATCGCCGCGGTAGCCAACGAGGAGCAGCTCAAACGCTTCTCCGGCACCTGGGCGGCCATGGCCATCACTGAGCCGGGCTGCGGCTCGGACTCGGCAGCGATCCGCACCAGCGCCACTCGCGATGGTGATCACTATGTGCTCAACGGCGAGAAGATCTTCGTTACCTCCGGCGCTCGCGCCGATGCGGTGGTGGTCTGGGCGACCCTGGACAAGAGCCTGGGGCGCGCGGCGATCAAGTCCTTCGTGGTAGAGAAGGGCACGCCGGGCATGACCGTCACCCGGCTGGAGAAGAAGCTCGGGATCAAGGCCTCGGACACCGCCTCCATCAGCTTCACCGATTGCCGCGTGCCGGCCGCCAATCTGCTGGGCAATGCCGAGATCGACGTGCAGAAGGGCTTTGCCGGGGTGATGGAAACCTTCGACAACACCCGTCCGCTGGTGGCCGCCATGGCTATCGGCGTGGCCAAGGCCTCGCTGGACCGCACTCGCGAGTTGCTGAAGAGGGCCGGCTGCCGATTCGACTATCGCCAGCCGCTCCTCAGCGCCAGCCACGCCGAGGCCACGCTGTATCGCCTGGAAGCCGAATGGGAAGCGGCGCGTCTGCTGACCCTGAAGGCGGCGTGGATGGCTGACAACCGCCAGCCCAACTCCAAGGAGGCTTCGATCGCCAAGGCCAAGGCCGGGCGGGTGGCCAACGAGGTGACGCTCAAGTGCGTCGAGCTGGCGGGGGCGTTGGGGTATGGGGAAGAGGATTTGCTGGAGAAGTGGGCGCGGGATTCGAAGATCCTCGACATCTTCGAGGGTACCCAGCAGATTCAGTTGCTGATCGTGGCGCGGCGGTTGCTGGGCAAGAGCTCCAGTCAGCTGAAATAG
- a CDS encoding LysR family transcriptional regulator — protein MQWNLDQLRLFVSVADQSSFSAAARQLQRVQSAVSSSIALLESDLGVTLFERSSGRQPVLTAEGRALLDEAREVLRQCERLESRARSLVCGTEPLLRLAQDEAMPYQPVLSGLEALAQEFPSVEVQLSSSAQGDVARKLLERRADLGLLFHHEGMPEQLERQRLGTIEMVTVCGAGHELAKLDYADRRELARHRQLLMAPQDSHYPGGEQISPLVWRADSFYAMAELLMRDLGWAWLPTHVAQYPAYQPLLVELASDWTPPPLVVELVWRRDEPLGPAANWLGECFAEHLASPV, from the coding sequence ATGCAGTGGAACCTGGACCAATTGCGGCTCTTCGTCAGCGTCGCCGATCAGTCCTCCTTCTCGGCGGCAGCGCGCCAGTTGCAGCGCGTGCAGTCGGCAGTGAGTTCATCCATCGCCCTGCTGGAAAGCGACCTGGGCGTAACCCTCTTCGAGCGCAGCAGCGGCCGCCAGCCAGTGCTGACCGCCGAAGGGCGCGCGCTGCTGGACGAGGCACGGGAGGTGCTGCGCCAGTGCGAGCGCCTGGAGAGCCGTGCACGGTCGCTGGTTTGCGGCACCGAGCCGCTGTTGCGCCTGGCGCAGGACGAGGCGATGCCCTACCAGCCGGTACTGTCGGGCCTGGAAGCGCTGGCGCAGGAATTCCCCAGCGTGGAGGTGCAGCTCTCCAGCAGTGCCCAGGGCGACGTCGCGCGCAAGCTGCTGGAGCGCCGTGCGGACCTGGGCTTGCTGTTCCATCACGAGGGCATGCCGGAGCAACTCGAGCGGCAGCGCCTGGGCACCATCGAGATGGTCACCGTGTGCGGCGCCGGCCACGAGCTGGCCAAGCTCGACTATGCCGACCGCCGTGAGCTGGCGCGGCATCGCCAACTGCTGATGGCCCCGCAGGACAGCCACTACCCCGGCGGTGAGCAGATCAGCCCGCTGGTCTGGCGCGCGGACAGCTTCTACGCCATGGCCGAACTGCTGATGCGCGACCTCGGTTGGGCCTGGTTGCCGACCCACGTGGCGCAGTACCCGGCGTACCAGCCGCTGCTGGTGGAGCTCGCCAGCGACTGGACGCCGCCGCCGCTGGTGGTGGAGCTGGTCTGGCGCCGCGACGAGCCGCTGGGACCGGCGGCGAACTGGCTGGGCGAGTGCTTCGCCGAACACCTCGCCTCACCGGTGTAA
- a CDS encoding aldo/keto reductase: MKTLHHLHRPLGSTGLNVSPLGLGTVKLGRDQGVKYPAGFRIPDDREAADLIALARDLGINLIDTAPAYGRSEERLGPLLRGQRDQWVIVSKTGEEFVGGQSQFDFSAAHTRRSVERSLQRLETHYIDLVLVHSDGNDLDILRGTEVYATLERLKDEGLIRGFGFSGKTADGGLLALERGDCAMVTYNLNEQAEKPVIDHALAHGRGILIKKALASGHATLAPGVDPVRASFELVLGHPGVASAIVGTINPLHLAHNVNVAAEVLDR, translated from the coding sequence ATGAAAACCCTGCACCACCTGCACCGCCCGCTGGGCAGCACCGGCCTGAACGTCTCGCCGCTGGGCCTGGGCACCGTGAAGCTCGGCCGCGACCAGGGCGTGAAGTACCCCGCCGGCTTTCGCATCCCCGATGACCGCGAGGCCGCCGACCTGATCGCCCTGGCCCGCGACCTGGGTATCAACCTGATCGACACCGCACCGGCCTATGGCCGCAGCGAGGAGCGCCTCGGCCCGCTGCTGCGCGGCCAGCGTGACCAATGGGTGATCGTCAGCAAGACCGGCGAAGAGTTCGTCGGCGGCCAGTCGCAGTTCGACTTCAGCGCCGCCCACACGCGCCGCTCGGTCGAACGCAGCCTCCAGCGCCTGGAGACCCACTACATCGACCTGGTGCTGGTGCATTCCGACGGCAACGACCTGGACATCCTGCGCGGCACCGAGGTCTACGCGACCCTGGAGCGCCTTAAGGACGAAGGGCTGATCCGCGGCTTCGGCTTCTCCGGCAAGACCGCTGACGGTGGCCTGCTGGCCCTGGAGCGCGGCGACTGCGCGATGGTCACCTATAACCTCAACGAGCAGGCGGAAAAGCCAGTGATCGACCATGCCCTGGCCCATGGCCGCGGCATCCTGATCAAGAAGGCCCTGGCCAGCGGCCATGCCACCCTGGCACCGGGTGTCGACCCGGTACGCGCCAGCTTCGAGCTGGTGCTGGGCCATCCCGGTGTCGCCAGCGCCATCGTCGGCACCATCAATCCGCTGCATCTTGCCCACAACGTGAACGTCGCCGCCGAGGTGCTCGACCGCTGA
- a CDS encoding multidrug efflux SMR transporter translates to MPGYLYLAIAIVAEVVATASLKSVKGLSTPLPLILVIVGYAISFWMLTLVVRSIPVGIAYAIWAGLGIVLVSVAALFLYQQKLDTAAVLGMCMIVSGVVVIQLFSRTAGH, encoded by the coding sequence ATGCCCGGCTATCTCTATCTTGCTATCGCCATCGTCGCCGAAGTCGTTGCCACCGCTTCGTTGAAGTCGGTCAAAGGCCTTTCCACGCCCCTGCCGCTGATCCTGGTGATCGTCGGCTATGCGATTTCTTTCTGGATGCTCACCCTGGTGGTGCGCAGCATTCCCGTGGGCATCGCCTACGCCATCTGGGCCGGCCTGGGGATCGTGCTGGTCAGCGTTGCCGCGTTGTTCCTCTACCAGCAGAAACTCGATACCGCCGCCGTGCTGGGGATGTGCATGATCGTCAGCGGCGTGGTGGTCATCCAGTTGTTCTCCCGCACCGCAGGCCATTAA
- a CDS encoding acyl-CoA dehydrogenase family protein — protein sequence MTTDVQGRALAVLNRVAQADWPDRLKLRKPFERLLYSGSRTGFRLASERAAKQPKTPRKADPDGLFDLSLSDEQQMLVEMLEGFAAEVLRPAAHEADAKANLSLELLAQAQELGLTHYGVSEVHGGMAGERTVVTNALIAESLARGDLSLAAALLVPLSAANCIRRWASPEQQARWLPAFVADEAAPLIAIAVNEPQLLADPQRLSTKARKRGSSYTLSGEKCLVVRGVDAQKLIVAADAGDGPALFLVDTRAKGVEVRPEPAMGLKATGTARVRFKSVKVPAEQRLAAERFDYQSFLDYTALAWCALAVGTGQAALDYVITYCNEREAFGEPISHRQGVAFMVADIAIELDAMRLMVWRACALAERGQAFHREAYLAKLLCAEKAMKIGTDAVQLLGGHGFTQEHPAERWYRDLRAISLMAGGLHL from the coding sequence ATGACCACCGACGTGCAGGGCCGCGCCCTGGCCGTGCTGAACCGAGTTGCCCAGGCCGACTGGCCGGATCGACTCAAGCTGCGCAAACCTTTCGAAAGACTGCTCTACAGCGGCAGCCGCACCGGCTTCCGGCTGGCCAGCGAGCGCGCTGCCAAGCAGCCCAAGACCCCGCGCAAGGCCGACCCGGACGGGCTGTTCGACCTGTCGCTGTCTGACGAGCAGCAGATGCTGGTGGAGATGCTCGAAGGCTTCGCCGCCGAAGTGCTGCGCCCGGCCGCCCACGAAGCCGATGCCAAGGCCAATCTCAGCCTTGAGCTGCTGGCCCAGGCGCAGGAGCTGGGGCTGACCCACTACGGTGTCAGCGAAGTGCACGGCGGCATGGCCGGAGAGCGCACCGTCGTGACCAATGCGCTGATCGCCGAATCCCTCGCCCGTGGCGACCTGAGCCTGGCCGCCGCATTGCTGGTGCCGCTGTCCGCCGCCAACTGCATTCGCCGCTGGGCTTCGCCGGAGCAACAGGCGCGTTGGCTGCCGGCCTTCGTTGCCGACGAAGCGGCGCCGCTGATCGCCATTGCGGTGAACGAGCCGCAGCTGCTGGCTGACCCGCAGCGCCTGTCCACCAAGGCCCGCAAGCGCGGTTCGAGCTACACGCTCTCCGGCGAGAAGTGCCTGGTCGTTCGCGGCGTGGACGCACAGAAGCTGATCGTTGCGGCCGATGCCGGCGACGGCCCGGCGCTGTTCCTCGTCGACACCCGCGCCAAGGGCGTCGAAGTGCGCCCCGAGCCGGCCATGGGTCTCAAGGCCACCGGCACCGCGCGAGTTCGCTTCAAGAGTGTGAAGGTCCCGGCCGAGCAACGGCTGGCGGCGGAGCGCTTCGACTATCAATCCTTCCTCGATTACACCGCGCTGGCCTGGTGTGCGTTGGCCGTGGGCACCGGGCAGGCTGCTCTGGATTACGTGATCACCTACTGCAACGAGCGCGAAGCGTTCGGCGAGCCGATCAGCCATCGCCAGGGTGTGGCCTTCATGGTCGCGGACATCGCCATCGAGCTGGACGCCATGCGCCTGATGGTCTGGCGCGCCTGCGCGCTGGCCGAGCGCGGCCAGGCGTTCCACCGCGAGGCCTACCTGGCCAAGCTGCTCTGCGCCGAGAAGGCGATGAAGATCGGTACCGACGCCGTGCAACTGCTCGGCGGCCACGGTTTCACCCAGGAACATCCGGCCGAACGCTGGTACCGCGACCTGCGCGCGATTTCGCTGATGGCTGGCGGCCTGCATCTGTAA
- the hldE gene encoding bifunctional D-glycero-beta-D-manno-heptose-7-phosphate kinase/D-glycero-beta-D-manno-heptose 1-phosphate adenylyltransferase HldE, translating to MKLTMPRFDQAPVLVVGDVMLDRYWHGATSRISPEAPVPVVRVEQHEDRPGGAANVALNLAALGAPAFLVGVTGVDEAADSLSDSLQAVGVTTRFQRIAGQPTIVKLRVMSRHQQLLRVDFEEAFRTDAVALSADVEALLDQVRVLVLSDYGKGALKNHQALIQAARQRGIPVLADPKGKDFAIYRGASLITPNLSEFEAIVGRCVDEADLVAKGQQLMTELELGALLVTRGEHGMTLLRPGHSALHLPARAREVFDVTGAGDTVISTLAGAIAAGEDLPQAVALANLAAGIVVGKLGTAAISAPELRRAVQREQGSERGVLSLDQLLLAIEDARAHGEKIVFTNGCFDILHAGHVTYLEQARAQGDRLIVGVNDDGSVTRLKGPGRPINSVDRRMAVLAGLGAVDWVVSFGEDTPERLLTEVRPDVLVKGGDYGVEQVVGADIVKAYGGEVRVLGLVENSSTTAIVEKIRHQG from the coding sequence ATGAAATTGACCATGCCCCGATTCGATCAGGCCCCTGTGCTGGTGGTAGGCGACGTGATGCTCGACCGCTACTGGCACGGCGCGACCTCGCGCATCTCGCCCGAGGCGCCGGTGCCCGTGGTGCGGGTCGAGCAGCATGAGGACCGCCCCGGTGGCGCCGCCAACGTCGCGCTGAACCTCGCTGCCCTGGGCGCTCCCGCCTTCCTGGTCGGCGTCACTGGCGTCGACGAAGCCGCCGACAGCCTGAGCGACAGCCTGCAGGCCGTGGGTGTGACCACCCGCTTCCAGCGCATCGCCGGGCAGCCGACCATCGTCAAGCTGCGGGTCATGAGCCGCCACCAGCAACTGCTGCGCGTGGACTTCGAGGAAGCTTTCCGCACTGACGCCGTGGCCTTGTCTGCCGATGTCGAGGCGCTGCTGGACCAGGTCCGCGTGCTGGTGCTTTCCGACTACGGCAAGGGCGCGCTGAAGAACCACCAGGCGCTGATCCAGGCCGCCCGCCAGCGTGGCATTCCGGTACTGGCCGATCCCAAGGGCAAGGACTTCGCCATCTACCGTGGCGCCAGTCTGATCACCCCGAACCTCTCCGAATTCGAAGCCATCGTCGGCCGCTGCGTCGACGAGGCCGACCTGGTCGCCAAGGGCCAGCAACTGATGACCGAGCTGGAGCTCGGTGCGCTGCTGGTCACCCGCGGCGAACACGGCATGACCCTGCTGCGCCCCGGCCACAGCGCCCTGCACCTGCCGGCCCGCGCCCGTGAAGTGTTCGACGTCACCGGCGCCGGCGACACCGTGATTTCCACCCTGGCCGGCGCCATCGCCGCCGGTGAAGACCTGCCGCAGGCCGTGGCCCTGGCCAACCTCGCCGCCGGCATTGTCGTCGGCAAGCTGGGCACCGCCGCCATCAGCGCCCCGGAACTGCGCCGCGCCGTGCAGCGCGAGCAAGGCTCCGAGCGTGGCGTGCTGAGCCTTGACCAGCTGCTGCTGGCCATCGAGGACGCCCGCGCCCACGGCGAGAAGATCGTCTTCACCAATGGCTGCTTCGACATCCTCCACGCCGGTCACGTGACCTACCTGGAACAGGCGCGCGCCCAGGGTGACCGCCTGATCGTCGGGGTCAATGACGACGGTTCGGTGACCCGCCTGAAAGGCCCGGGCCGCCCGATCAACAGCGTCGACCGCCGCATGGCCGTACTCGCCGGCCTCGGCGCAGTGGACTGGGTCGTCAGCTTCGGCGAAGACACCCCCGAGCGTCTGCTTACTGAAGTCCGTCCGGATGTGCTGGTGAAAGGTGGCGACTATGGCGTCGAGCAGGTAGTCGGTGCCGACATCGTCAAGGCCTACGGCGGCGAAGTCCGCGTGCTGGGGCTGGTGGAGAACAGCTCCACCACCGCCATCGTCGAAAAGATCCGCCACCAGGGTTGA
- the waaA gene encoding lipid IV(A) 3-deoxy-D-manno-octulosonic acid transferase, producing the protein MNRTLYTLLFHLGLPLVALRLFLRSRKAPAYAQRVGERFAFGLPDLKPGGIWVHAVSVGESIAAAPMIRALMQRHPGLPITVTCMTPTGSERIRAMFGDEVQHCYLPYDLPWAASRFLDRARPVLGVIMETELWPNHIHQCAKRGIPVALANARLSERSARGYARFAGLTRPMLEEMSWIAVQTEAEAERFRQLGARSDCVSVTGSIKFDLTIDPELLIRATDLRGQWQAQQRPIWIAASTHAGEDEIVLAAHRQLLEKHPDALLLLVPRHPERFNPMFELCQREGFRTQRRSSGELVAADTQVLLGDTMGELLFLYALADVAFVGGSLVPNGGHNLLEPAALGKPVLSGPHLFNFLEIAAQLRTVGALREVADAPSLAVAVAALWDEPDGAERMAEAGLDVMKANQGALGRLLDGLGRLIKG; encoded by the coding sequence ATGAACCGGACCCTCTATACCCTGCTGTTCCACCTGGGCCTGCCGCTGGTCGCGCTGCGCCTGTTCCTGCGTTCGCGCAAGGCGCCGGCCTACGCCCAGCGCGTCGGCGAGCGCTTCGCCTTCGGCCTGCCGGACCTCAAGCCCGGCGGCATCTGGGTGCACGCGGTGTCGGTGGGCGAGAGCATCGCCGCCGCGCCGATGATTCGCGCGCTGATGCAGCGCCATCCCGGCCTGCCGATCACCGTGACCTGTATGACGCCCACCGGCTCCGAGCGCATCCGCGCCATGTTCGGCGACGAGGTGCAGCACTGCTACCTGCCGTACGACTTGCCGTGGGCGGCGTCGCGCTTCCTCGACCGTGCGCGGCCGGTGCTGGGCGTGATCATGGAAACCGAGCTTTGGCCGAACCATATCCACCAGTGCGCCAAGCGCGGCATTCCGGTGGCGCTGGCCAACGCGCGGTTGTCCGAGCGCTCGGCGCGCGGCTATGCGCGCTTCGCCGGGCTGACCCGGCCGATGCTGGAAGAGATGAGCTGGATCGCCGTGCAGACCGAGGCCGAGGCAGAACGCTTCCGCCAGCTCGGCGCGCGCTCGGACTGTGTGAGCGTGACTGGTTCGATCAAGTTCGACCTGACCATCGATCCCGAACTACTGATTCGCGCCACGGACCTACGCGGCCAGTGGCAGGCGCAGCAGCGGCCGATCTGGATCGCTGCCAGCACCCATGCCGGCGAAGACGAGATCGTTCTGGCGGCGCATCGCCAACTGCTGGAAAAACATCCGGACGCCTTGCTGCTTCTGGTGCCGCGCCATCCGGAACGCTTCAATCCGATGTTCGAGCTGTGCCAGCGTGAAGGCTTCCGTACCCAGCGTCGCTCTTCCGGCGAGTTGGTCGCTGCGGATACCCAGGTGCTGCTGGGCGACACCATGGGTGAACTGCTGTTCCTCTACGCGCTGGCCGATGTTGCCTTCGTCGGCGGCAGCCTGGTGCCCAATGGCGGGCACAACCTGCTGGAGCCGGCGGCACTGGGCAAGCCAGTGCTATCCGGTCCGCACCTGTTCAACTTCCTGGAAATCGCCGCGCAATTGCGCACCGTCGGCGCACTGCGCGAGGTGGCCGATGCGCCTTCGCTGGCGGTGGCTGTGGCGGCGCTTTGGGATGAACCAGATGGTGCTGAACGCATGGCCGAGGCGGGGCTGGATGTGATGAAGGCCAACCAGGGCGCGCTCGGGCGTTTGCTGGATGGCCTTGGCAGGTTGATCAAGGGCTGA
- a CDS encoding cupin domain-containing protein has translation MSRKAPQEAPANAEAQFLGTRIRGLRKRRGMTLAELAEQSGLTAGYISQLERNLAYPSIPALFNIARSLGVTIQWFFASEVQVDPADAGYVVRRNARTSVHYEDGIVDELLSPQPSRQLEILHSKFPPGTYSQQSYSHEGEEAGYLLSGTFELWVGERYFLLNEGDSFSYSSQEPHRYGNPGDVDAVVLWVITPPTF, from the coding sequence ATGAGCCGCAAAGCCCCGCAGGAAGCACCCGCCAACGCCGAAGCGCAGTTCCTCGGCACCCGCATCCGCGGCCTGCGCAAGCGGCGCGGCATGACCCTGGCGGAGCTGGCTGAGCAGAGCGGGCTGACTGCCGGCTACATCAGCCAGCTGGAACGCAACCTGGCCTACCCGTCGATCCCGGCGCTGTTCAACATTGCCCGCAGCCTGGGCGTGACCATCCAGTGGTTCTTCGCCAGCGAAGTGCAGGTCGACCCGGCCGACGCCGGCTACGTGGTGCGGCGAAATGCCCGCACCAGCGTGCATTACGAAGATGGCATCGTCGATGAACTGCTCAGCCCGCAGCCCAGCCGCCAGCTGGAAATCCTCCACTCGAAGTTCCCGCCCGGCACCTACAGCCAGCAGAGCTACAGCCACGAGGGCGAGGAAGCCGGCTACCTGCTCAGCGGCACTTTCGAGCTGTGGGTGGGCGAGCGCTATTTCCTGCTCAATGAAGGCGACAGCTTCAGCTACTCCAGCCAGGAGCCGCACCGCTATGGCAATCCGGGGGATGTGGATGCCGTGGTGCTGTGGGTGATTACGCCGCCGACGTTCTGA
- a CDS encoding metal ABC transporter ATPase, with translation MPRTLARKDPTAFKTLPLLVEASAESITYQTLGKPLNFAQVLEKRRPIEIHETERFTTELANLGVSVRLTLNYQGRDHWILVRQRRLDRGDTVLKLISGYVPAHELNLPLLTAIQEVAEECLVETADGWLGGRFGDTWLPTPYEGILRYRESSHFSLTPLSGASRPVQAGALRLLERPQAYVHLPTASLQLVYDLRMELPKDAREVSLFHVDEKLESGPLVARLDRRRPDLYLLPLEHGQPTGELFTLSKGELRKAGTRGLWLSESFAEQDGWLVREERIRFREWMEQWPPAAGNAGSGRRTA, from the coding sequence ATGCCCCGTACGCTCGCCCGCAAGGACCCGACCGCCTTCAAGACCCTGCCGTTGCTGGTGGAAGCCAGCGCGGAAAGCATCACCTACCAGACCCTCGGCAAGCCCCTGAACTTCGCCCAGGTCCTGGAGAAACGCCGCCCTATCGAGATCCACGAGACCGAACGCTTTACCACCGAATTGGCCAATCTCGGCGTCTCGGTGCGCCTGACCTTGAATTACCAGGGCCGCGACCACTGGATCCTGGTGCGCCAGCGCCGCCTGGACCGTGGCGACACCGTGCTCAAGCTGATTTCCGGCTACGTACCGGCCCACGAACTGAACCTGCCGCTGCTCACCGCGATCCAGGAAGTGGCCGAGGAATGCCTGGTGGAAACCGCCGACGGCTGGCTCGGCGGGCGCTTCGGCGACACCTGGCTGCCAACGCCCTACGAGGGCATCCTGCGCTACCGCGAAAGCAGTCACTTCTCGCTCACCCCGCTGTCCGGCGCCTCGCGCCCCGTACAGGCCGGCGCACTGCGCCTGCTGGAGCGCCCGCAAGCCTATGTGCACTTGCCGACTGCGTCGCTGCAGCTGGTCTATGACCTGCGCATGGAACTGCCCAAGGATGCCCGCGAGGTCAGCCTGTTCCATGTCGACGAGAAACTCGAAAGCGGGCCGCTGGTGGCGCGCCTGGACCGCCGTCGTCCGGACCTCTACTTACTGCCGCTGGAACACGGCCAGCCGACCGGTGAGCTGTTCACCTTGAGCAAGGGCGAACTGCGCAAGGCCGGCACCCGTGGCCTGTGGCTATCGGAAAGCTTCGCCGAGCAGGATGGCTGGCTGGTGCGCGAAGAGCGCATCCGTTTCCGCGAATGGATGGAGCAGTGGCCGCCCGCCGCCGGCAATGCCGGCAGCGGGCGACGCACGGCCTGA